The Fibrobacter sp. UWB16 genomic interval ATATAGGTATCGCGCCGGTTCCTTATCGCCAAAGTGCTCAGAATACCAGCCGTCTTCACGAATGGAATACGAAAGTTTCTCGTCAAGAGCAATCTGAACGCGACGGGCCCCAGGCACCTCAACCGTAGCCAAAGACCCCTTCAGCAGCACATCCGCAGTCGGATATAAATGGAACGGGATTTCCGCCGTAAACGGCGCGCGCCCATACAATGTATCCGTAATCGTGAATTCATCCTTTTCACGATTGTATTCGATTTTGCGGACATGCTTCACGCCATCCTTGCGGTAGCCATCGTGCGTCGCTTCGACAAAGTCCTCGACAACATTCAACGTTTTGCAATGGTAGTGCGAAAGCCACATGGTAGGGCCCGCCTGCAAAGCCTGATTTTTACCGTTCACGCAAACCGTATTGTGCGCAAGCGTACTTACAAAGTAACTACGTAAATCCTTATGCGTATGGTACGTAAACGTACCCGGGTCGACAATCACGGGGTTGCCATCGACATGCAGAATAAAGCTAAGCGCATCGGCATGGCCATGAGCGGCAATGCTTAAAAAGCCAAGCGGGGCCGCATCAAAATGCAGATACGTCTCGCGCACACCCGTAAAATCGCCTGCGCGTTTCACATCGTCACAAGATTTTACGGCCTTGCGGAAAATAAAATGTCCGCTTTCCGGGCAAAAATGATTGCGGCCAAGCGATTCTTGTTCATCCGCAACCATGAGCGATTTAAACTTTTCGCGACCTGTAGCACCGAACAGCAATTCATTCTTTTCATCCCAATCATTATTTGCGCGTTTGAGCGAAGCATCTTCAAAGTAAGTTGCAAACGAAACAAGCAACGACTTGAAGTTGTTGAAATGCCCCCCAACATCAGGGCGGAGTACAAAGCCGTCATCGCCATCACCGTACATCGGGTAATTGAAATTGCAATCTAAAAACGCATTCATGTAACGCGCCATTTCATGCAAACGCTCATTGTAAGCTTTCGAAAATTCAGCACCAGCATGGCGCCCTGCGACAGCGGCAATCAAGAAGAAATCGTCTATAAACTGGATGTACTCGGCAGCCTCTTCGCGATTTACACCTTCTGTGGTATTCTGCAAAAGAATTTCGCGTTCAAGCCCAGCCTGCGCATACTTCAAGCGAGCATCCCGATTCGGGATGTTCCATTTGCAAGCAGCCACAAACAAGCCTGCATATTCCGAAATCAAATGGTTATTAGCCGAAGAGCAAAGCGACGGATGATTATACGAATATTCCGCATGTTCAAAAATGAGCGGCTGCCAGACAGAATCAACAAAATGCGAAAACACCGTATTCGATGCACAGAGATTTTCGACATCAAAAACTTGCCAGCAAAAATACCAGCAGATCAACCGCAGATTGACTTCGATATTGCTATACCAGTTGACCCCCACCATGTACGGGTTTGCGTTTTTCCAGCTCAACAAATGATAGCAGAACAGATCCAAATACTTTGCATCACCGCTTTTTTTATAAAGCATCGCAATATGCAGCATAAACTGCATGCGGTTCACTTCCCACACATGTTTTGCGCTACCGTACTTGTCACTACGGATATCGATCTTATGCGCAAAAGACTTCGGGAATGTTCGCGCTGTCGAAACATCCAGATGCCAGTCAATCGGTTTAAAAATATCGATTGACTTTTCAAATACCGGATAATGCAAATGCGCCGATGGGTCATCAATCACAGATGATTTTGGCAAATTCACCGGGGCATTGGACAAACCCATTACACGCTTATCCCAAATGTGGGTTCTAATACGCTGACGAACGCGAAAAAGAATTTCACTGGCAGAAAATGTCTGCAATCTTCTAAGGTACCACTGTAGATTCACGGGGAAAAATATATATTAATTCAAAATCTCTTTTTGGTGCATTATGGAAAAAACGAGCTATCTATTTATTCTGTTTTTATTGCTAGTGGGGGGCTGCGAAAACCATACCCTAGACATATCCGAAGATAAGCCAGAAGCTATTGACGGCATGATATTTGTCCAAGGCGGCATAGCCACACTCGGCAGCAACGATCCTGAATTCAAGGCCTCGGAACGCCCAGCCATGAAGGTTAAGCTGGATTACGACTTTTATCTCGCCATTCATGAATTGACCTGCGGAGAATACCGCGCTTTAGCCAAAGAGCAAAAACTTAAAGATTTCGGCAAATGCGAAAACGACAGTCTACCACTTGCAAACGTCACCTACTACGACGCAGTTCTTTACGCCAACGCCAAAAGCAAATCTGAAAATCGCGACACATCATACACATACTCCAAAGCGACATACGATAGCGAAGGGCACTGCACGTATTTAGATGCATTCGTATTCCATCCAGAAATAAAAGCCTACCGACTTCCCACCGAAGCCGAATGGGTTCTAGCGACATCAAAGGGCTGGAACCCAGCAAAGTTCAGTTGGAACGCAAACAACTCGGAATACCGCGCTCATGACGTATGCAGTGCGGGCGCAGACGCATTCGGGTTCTGCGACCTCGCCGGTAATGTAAAAGAATGGGTGAACGACTGGGCTGGGCATTTTCAAGACACGACCGTAACAAACTACGTCGGCTCCCTTGATGGAGGCGACCTAGGCGAGCGCGTACTCAAAGGCGGCTTTTATTCAGAGAAGCCTTCCGAAATGAATACCGTTGCCCGCGGCGATGACTACACCGTTGAAGCATCGACGCGCGCAGAACGCATCGGATTCAGACTTGCATTCGGTCAAATACCATCCCCAACTTGGCTTGACGCTAACGGCAAGGCAAAGACAAGCGTCGTATCCGCATTGGCAGACGCAGCCGCTCTCAAAAAATTAACCGGCACTTACAACGCAATTCTCGTCTTCCGCAATGATATCAGCGGAAACCTAGCCTACATCAACTACAACGCAGGAAACTTATCCGTAACAGAAATTTACGACTCCATCGAAGTCTATCATCCCGATATTTCTCCTGATGGAAAGCATGTCGCATTTTGCACCAAGCCCGAGGGAATCTCAGGAATATCAGAACTCTACGTGCGAGACCTGAACGCCAAAGGTACACATCGCATAAAACTGGATATCAAAAGCGCCGCCATCCCGCGTTGGCGTATTCAAGACAACGGCGACACCGTTATTGTTTACGTCACCGACGCCGGCAACAACAAAGACGAATCCGCATTCAAGGAAACGTCCACATGGCAAGTTAAATTTGAAAACGGCAAATTCGGCACACCTAAAAAACTTTTCAACGGAGCCTATCACGGAGGCATCAGCGAAGACAACACGCTAGCCATTTCAGGGGCTCGCCTCCTCCGTGCGCGTCTTGCTAAAAAGGGCTCGACCATTACAGAAAAAGCACGCGATACAATTTGGTACGACAAACAGCAAGCATGCAATGCTTCACTCGCCCAAGACAGAAGCAAACGCACGGCATTTCTCGACTTTAGCGGAGAGCCCGGCGAAGATTTTGTCGGGGAAAGCTATACCACACACGAGCGCATTTTCATCGCCGATAGCACAGGCAAATTAATCCAAAGCATTAAGTCCCCCAAGAGTTATACATTCGACCACAGCGAATGGGCAAGCAACGGAGAAACATCCAACATCGTTGCCACACTCACTAACATAAACGGCGCTCACACACAAATCGTACTTGTAAATCCTTCTGACAGTAGCATCCTTGAACTTGCTGAAGGAGTAGAACTTTGGCACCCGTGCCTTTGGGTCGAACACAAAACACAATCGTCCCAAGATGCAAGCAGCGAGTTCGTTCTTGACCCCGACAGCGCCGGCGTTTATTACACATCAAACGCAAGTGCTAGAGCCTTAAAATGGCGATATAAAATGGAGGTTCTATGGCAACATAAAGATTCCGCCAATATTGCTATTATGGGATCATCTCGTGCATACTACGGTCTCGACCCCACACTTTTCTCGGCTCCAATTTATGCAATTAATATCGCTATGGTAGAAAATACTATACAAGGAGTACTAAGTTTTGCCAATAATTATATCATTCCTCACATTAAAAAACTTAAATGCATCATTCTCAGCACTGATTTAGATAGATTCAACTCTCGTGGAGGGTTTTGGAATAAAGAAGCATGGACTTTGCCCGGATACGCGTACGATCGAAACCATGACTTTTGGTCAATTAATTTTCCTGAAAGCCTTCTAGAAAAAACAAAAAAAGGGTTAGGTGACGAGGAGTATGTAAAAAAGATGTTGCCTTATAAAGGGTATTGGCACCATGCAAGTTATGATTGGAATGAAAATCCATCGCCCTCCAATGATAGCAATTGGTTTGATTTAGATTCAACTCGTTTTTACAGCAATTTAAAAGATTTAGAATCCTTGATTGAGTTAGCTGAAGAACACAACATCTGGGTTATAGCCGTCGAGGTTCCACAGAATCCAAATTACAACAAAACAGGCGCGTATGGGAAATATGGACTTAGAAGAAGTATTGCGCCAAGATTACTCAAATCTATCAATAATTTATCAACGACCCACTCCAACTTTATTTTTATAGATGAATACAACATGGGCGAAAACGACTACACAAGCGGTGTTTCCAATGACGATGATCACCTGGGAGATAAAGGGGCAGAACTTTTAACTTTCCGTATAGATTCCCTTATCAAAACTCTAGACATAGAATTCAAAAGTTCAAAATGATCCATAGCAACATGCGCATCCACAGCCTTCATTCTTTTGGCGCAATCGTGCTGTTTCTTGGTCACAGCATTTTGAGCGGTTGCAGCGACAACGCTTTAGACAACGCTACAGAATACGACTTTTCTCAACTTAACGCCCCTAATCGAGAAACACCTCAGACCATACCAGAGCTATTCATTTACGCCAATCATATAAACAGCAGCGATTACACGGACGCCTACTTCTACCTTTTTGATGCAAGCACCCACTTTTCATATTTCTCCCCCACAGAGGACTTCGAAAGTTCGGGGCATATCAAAATACGCGGAAATTCAACATCACAAAGTCCAAAGAAACCTTACAATATCAAATTCGAAAAAAAGACAAACCTTTTCGGCATGGGCAAAACCAAAAAATGGGCTTTACTTTCCAACCCCTTCGACCCGACGCTAATCCGCAACAAGCTGATTTACGATCTCGCCAGCAACTTGTCATTCATTTATTCGCCAGAATCATACTTCATTGATGTTTGGGTCAATGACACGTTCATGGGCAACTACCAGATTGTCGAGAAAATCGAATTTCAAAAGAGCCGCATCCCCTACGATGTCGATAACGGCGAT includes:
- a CDS encoding alginate lyase family protein: MGLSNAPVNLPKSSVIDDPSAHLHYPVFEKSIDIFKPIDWHLDVSTARTFPKSFAHKIDIRSDKYGSAKHVWEVNRMQFMLHIAMLYKKSGDAKYLDLFCYHLLSWKNANPYMVGVNWYSNIEVNLRLICWYFCWQVFDVENLCASNTVFSHFVDSVWQPLIFEHAEYSYNHPSLCSSANNHLISEYAGLFVAACKWNIPNRDARLKYAQAGLEREILLQNTTEGVNREEAAEYIQFIDDFFLIAAVAGRHAGAEFSKAYNERLHEMARYMNAFLDCNFNYPMYGDGDDGFVLRPDVGGHFNNFKSLLVSFATYFEDASLKRANNDWDEKNELLFGATGREKFKSLMVADEQESLGRNHFCPESGHFIFRKAVKSCDDVKRAGDFTGVRETYLHFDAAPLGFLSIAAHGHADALSFILHVDGNPVIVDPGTFTYHTHKDLRSYFVSTLAHNTVCVNGKNQALQAGPTMWLSHYHCKTLNVVEDFVEATHDGYRKDGVKHVRKIEYNREKDEFTITDTLYGRAPFTAEIPFHLYPTADVLLKGSLATVEVPGARRVQIALDEKLSYSIREDGWYSEHFGDKEPARYLYAKIECRDSVEIVTKISVL
- a CDS encoding TIGR02171 family protein; protein product: MEKTSYLFILFLLLVGGCENHTLDISEDKPEAIDGMIFVQGGIATLGSNDPEFKASERPAMKVKLDYDFYLAIHELTCGEYRALAKEQKLKDFGKCENDSLPLANVTYYDAVLYANAKSKSENRDTSYTYSKATYDSEGHCTYLDAFVFHPEIKAYRLPTEAEWVLATSKGWNPAKFSWNANNSEYRAHDVCSAGADAFGFCDLAGNVKEWVNDWAGHFQDTTVTNYVGSLDGGDLGERVLKGGFYSEKPSEMNTVARGDDYTVEASTRAERIGFRLAFGQIPSPTWLDANGKAKTSVVSALADAAALKKLTGTYNAILVFRNDISGNLAYINYNAGNLSVTEIYDSIEVYHPDISPDGKHVAFCTKPEGISGISELYVRDLNAKGTHRIKLDIKSAAIPRWRIQDNGDTVIVYVTDAGNNKDESAFKETSTWQVKFENGKFGTPKKLFNGAYHGGISEDNTLAISGARLLRARLAKKGSTITEKARDTIWYDKQQACNASLAQDRSKRTAFLDFSGEPGEDFVGESYTTHERIFIADSTGKLIQSIKSPKSYTFDHSEWASNGETSNIVATLTNINGAHTQIVLVNPSDSSILELAEGVELWHPCLWVEHKTQSSQDASSEFVLDPDSAGVYYTSNASARALKWRYKMEVLWQHKDSANIAIMGSSRAYYGLDPTLFSAPIYAINIAMVENTIQGVLSFANNYIIPHIKKLKCIILSTDLDRFNSRGGFWNKEAWTLPGYAYDRNHDFWSINFPESLLEKTKKGLGDEEYVKKMLPYKGYWHHASYDWNENPSPSNDSNWFDLDSTRFYSNLKDLESLIELAEEHNIWVIAVEVPQNPNYNKTGAYGKYGLRRSIAPRLLKSINNLSTTHSNFIFIDEYNMGENDYTSGVSNDDDHLGDKGAELLTFRIDSLIKTLDIEFKSSK
- a CDS encoding CotH kinase family protein, translating into MIHSNMRIHSLHSFGAIVLFLGHSILSGCSDNALDNATEYDFSQLNAPNRETPQTIPELFIYANHINSSDYTDAYFYLFDASTHFSYFSPTEDFESSGHIKIRGNSTSQSPKKPYNIKFEKKTNLFGMGKTKKWALLSNPFDPTLIRNKLIYDLASNLSFIYSPESYFIDVWVNDTFMGNYQIVEKIEFQKSRIPYDVDNGDYLFELVDSEKRNKADDVYFRTPVNHLRITMTEPEDPSSKQMYDFQEKMERIENAIATQDFSEYVKYVDLRSMIDYYWIEEFVNDPDLHTGSLFFTIHNGIMRVGPVWDFDLTLGNTKSEKHFSTEGINAQKYW